A DNA window from Thermosynechococcaceae cyanobacterium Okahandja contains the following coding sequences:
- a CDS encoding CPBP family intramembrane metalloprotease → MTAVAWAGQRVLGRDRQQPSPAVMWGAIAISALVFGMLHLPSVGQLLATLSVDVAAYIIIGNALFGLIAGYLFWRYGLEAAIIAHVCAHVFAFANRG, encoded by the coding sequence ATGACAGCAGTGGCTTGGGCAGGCCAGAGGGTTCTAGGCAGAGATCGGCAGCAGCCATCCCCCGCGGTGATGTGGGGGGCGATCGCCATCAGTGCATTGGTCTTTGGGATGTTGCACTTGCCCTCAGTAGGCCAGTTATTGGCGACGCTGTCGGTAGATGTGGCGGCCTACATCATTATCGGCAATGCGCTGTTTGGCCTCATTGCTGGTTACCTATTCTGGCGCTATGGCCTAGAGGCGGCCATAATTGCTCATGTTTGTGCCCATGTGTTTGCCTTTGCTAATCGTGGCTAA
- the rpmB gene encoding 50S ribosomal protein L28: protein MSRVCQLTGKKANNAYAISHSHRRTKKLQEVNLQWKRVWWPEGKRWVRLRLSTKAIKTLERKGLAAFAKEAGLNLNKL from the coding sequence ATGAGCCGCGTGTGCCAACTGACCGGAAAAAAAGCCAATAACGCCTACGCCATTTCCCACTCCCATCGGCGGACAAAGAAACTGCAAGAAGTGAACCTGCAATGGAAGCGGGTATGGTGGCCGGAGGGGAAACGGTGGGTGCGGCTGCGCCTTTCGACGAAAGCTATTAAAACCCTTGAACGCAAAGGTTTGGCAGCTTTTGCCAAGGAAGCGGGGTTGAACCTGAATAAGCTGTAA
- the trmB gene encoding tRNA (guanosine(46)-N7)-methyltransferase TrmB → MSHRATGVRLRQHVNPLSRTFQREITVPEWSSIYANPAQPLHLDIGSARGSFLLQMAALYPEQNFLGLEIRYPLVVAANERRDRHRLSNLHYLWANANVHLGALLENLPLQTVSIQFPDPWFKRRHHKRRVVTPELVDTLARQLRPHGRVVLQSDVREVAVAMVAQFRAHPAFAASPADWLSESPWPVATEREEYVLAQGLPVYRWQGQVFPKNAVIPSK, encoded by the coding sequence ATGAGCCATCGCGCCACGGGTGTGCGCTTACGCCAACACGTCAATCCCCTGAGTCGTACCTTTCAGCGGGAGATTACGGTACCAGAGTGGTCAAGTATTTACGCCAATCCTGCCCAGCCACTCCATCTTGATATTGGATCGGCGCGGGGTTCCTTTTTGCTGCAAATGGCGGCGCTCTACCCTGAGCAAAATTTTCTTGGCCTTGAAATTCGCTACCCGCTGGTGGTGGCAGCCAATGAACGGCGCGATCGCCATCGGTTGTCGAACCTGCACTACCTTTGGGCAAATGCCAACGTTCACCTTGGGGCACTTTTAGAGAACTTGCCCCTCCAGACGGTAAGTATTCAATTTCCGGATCCGTGGTTTAAGCGGCGGCATCACAAGCGGCGGGTGGTCACCCCCGAGCTAGTCGATACCCTTGCGCGCCAATTACGCCCCCATGGCCGGGTGGTGCTCCAGTCTGATGTGCGAGAGGTTGCTGTGGCCATGGTGGCACAGTTCCGTGCTCATCCAGCCTTTGCCGCATCCCCTGCTGACTGGTTAAGCGAAAGTCCATGGCCAGTGGCCACCGAGCGGGAGGAGTACGTTTTAGCTCAAGGATTGCCCGTTTATCGTTGGCAAGGGCAAGTGTTTCCAAAGAATGCCGTGATACCGTCAAAATGA
- a CDS encoding 2Fe-2S iron-sulfur cluster-binding protein, with protein sequence MTQTFHVELLHQGQTYHFTAAADKPILRSATAAGIDLPSSCNAGVCTTCAAQIQAGTVDHGDAMGLSPELREKGYVLLCVARPCSDLKLISEKEEEVYNLQFGQFQKS encoded by the coding sequence ATGACCCAAACCTTCCACGTTGAACTTTTGCACCAAGGCCAAACCTACCACTTCACAGCAGCCGCCGATAAACCGATTTTACGCTCGGCCACCGCGGCGGGGATTGATCTACCGAGTTCCTGTAATGCAGGGGTCTGCACTACCTGTGCGGCTCAAATTCAGGCGGGTACCGTTGATCACGGAGATGCCATGGGTCTTAGCCCAGAACTACGGGAAAAAGGCTATGTGCTGCTGTGTGTAGCTCGCCCCTGCTCCGATCTGAAACTCATTTCGGAAAAAGAGGAAGAGGTGTATAACCTCCAGTTTGGTCAGTTCCAAAAATCGTAG
- a CDS encoding CPBP family intramembrane metalloprotease yields the protein MDESPAPDFNPLSRTQVLVAMGLTAILWLILARIWLFTPFAGGLLPLRWDGVAFAVGLGVCCGIIGLSGLLYTLWPAYRRASDTYLTLVLTPLTWPDLLWIGLLPGLSEELLFRGVLLPSLGLNWAGIVGTSVCFGILHAGARDHWPYALWATIVGGFFAYSAVATHNLLLPIVAHTCTNWLAASLWKAQHRVSGTPT from the coding sequence ATGGATGAGTCGCCTGCCCCTGATTTTAACCCCCTCAGCCGCACCCAAGTGCTCGTGGCAATGGGGCTGACGGCTATTTTGTGGCTGATCTTGGCTCGTATTTGGCTATTTACCCCCTTTGCCGGGGGCTTGCTGCCGTTACGGTGGGATGGCGTTGCCTTTGCCGTTGGCTTGGGGGTGTGCTGTGGCATTATTGGGCTGAGTGGTCTGCTTTACACCCTTTGGCCTGCCTATCGTCGTGCCTCGGATACCTACCTCACTCTTGTTCTGACACCGTTGACGTGGCCCGACTTGCTCTGGATTGGCCTTTTACCCGGCCTGAGTGAAGAATTGCTGTTTCGTGGTGTGTTGCTGCCTAGCTTGGGGCTGAACTGGGCAGGCATTGTTGGCACATCGGTGTGTTTTGGCATTCTGCACGCGGGCGCGCGGGATCACTGGCCCTACGCCCTATGGGCAACGATTGTGGGGGGCTTTTTTGCCTATAGTGCCGTGGCCACCCACAATTTACTCTTGCCGATTGTGGCTCACACCTGTACCAATTGGTTGGCCGCCAGCCTCTGGAAAGCGCAACATCGCGTCTCTGGCACCCCCACTTAA
- the rpiA gene encoding ribose-5-phosphate isomerase RpiA, with protein MSQEAIQQMKQAVAKAAADRVESGMVVGLGTGSTTAFVIEFLGDRLRKGDLSDIRGVPTSFQASVLAKQHGIPLVTLDDITKIDIAIDGADEVDPAKNLIKGGGAAHTREKIVDSLADQFLVVVDSSKLVERLGSTFPVPVEVLPLALSPVSRALTALGGIPELRMGVKKDGPVITDQGNLVLDVKFAAIEDAAALEKTINNIPGVVENGLFVNLADVILVGELVAGQPQVREVV; from the coding sequence ATGAGTCAAGAGGCTATTCAGCAAATGAAGCAGGCGGTGGCCAAAGCGGCGGCCGATCGCGTCGAGTCGGGTATGGTGGTGGGCTTGGGAACTGGCTCAACCACAGCCTTTGTGATTGAATTTTTGGGCGATCGCCTGCGCAAGGGAGACCTCAGCGACATTCGGGGGGTGCCCACCTCGTTTCAAGCCTCGGTACTGGCTAAACAGCACGGTATTCCCTTAGTGACCCTCGATGACATTACAAAAATTGACATTGCCATTGACGGTGCCGATGAAGTGGATCCCGCCAAAAACCTGATTAAAGGGGGCGGCGCAGCCCATACCCGCGAGAAAATTGTCGATTCCCTCGCCGATCAATTCTTGGTGGTGGTCGATAGCAGCAAGCTGGTGGAGCGGCTCGGTTCCACATTTCCCGTGCCGGTTGAGGTCTTGCCCCTTGCCCTAAGTCCAGTGAGCCGTGCCCTAACCGCCTTAGGGGGCATACCGGAGTTGCGCATGGGGGTGAAAAAAGATGGGCCTGTGATTACCGACCAAGGCAACCTTGTGCTCGATGTTAAATTTGCTGCGATAGAGGATGCGGCTGCCCTCGAAAAAACCATTAACAACATCCCCGGTGTGGTTGAAAATGGGCTGTTTGTCAATCTGGCGGATGTTATCTTGGTGGGAGAATTGGTGGCGGGGCAACCCCAAGTGCGGGAAGTGGTCTAA
- the dnaG gene encoding DNA primase, translated as MDSPRLHPDTIEAVRQAANIVDVVSAHVVLRKRGREYVGCCPFHEEKTPSFTVSPSKGFYYCFGCGAGGNAIKFLMELQKRSFADVVLELAQQHQVPIQTLDTAQRQALQARLSLQEQLYEILAIATSFYEHALRQPTGEAAYTYLRQHRHLTEETIQHFRLGYAPAGWQVIYSYLVEQKGYPAHLVEQAGLIVPRRSADGYYDRFRDRLMIPIMDSQGRVVGFGGRTLSNEEPKYLNSPETAIFNKGQLLFGLDKARQTIAQKDQAVVVEGYFDVMALHQAGLTQVVASLGTALSQAQIKLLLRYTESKQIILNFDADTAGQRATDRAIGEAADLAYRGDVTLRILTLPAGKDAAEFLAAASGDRYQALLDAAPLWLDWQLETTLARYDLSQSDQFQQANQALSQLLGKLPNAALRSHYIHRCAELLGRSDSRLILRLEESLRQQVRGQRWQGRSQKWQRPADYNLRQAAEEQLLRLYLHRGEYRPLIRQTLQARDIEFSLSHHRWLWRQILAIEEELCAGLPAPDDPYTAEWLLHPTADTATRLTEVDLIRRLFDAMSEADHASIIAPLLHLDEVTALSLERPELTIQATAAALERIAVEKRCRYLLQSWQETVDLILSEASASDTLRHYLERLFTHPDTAIQEIPGVAANRLQVLEQLRHDYYQHRRYLQQLDQERCPPLNALRSLP; from the coding sequence ATGGATAGTCCCCGTCTCCACCCGGATACGATTGAAGCTGTACGGCAGGCGGCCAACATTGTGGATGTTGTCTCCGCCCATGTGGTTTTGCGCAAGCGGGGTCGGGAGTACGTGGGGTGCTGCCCCTTCCACGAGGAGAAAACCCCCAGCTTTACGGTTAGCCCCAGCAAGGGGTTTTATTACTGTTTTGGCTGTGGGGCGGGTGGCAATGCCATTAAGTTCCTGATGGAGCTACAAAAACGCTCCTTTGCGGATGTGGTGCTAGAGCTAGCCCAACAGCATCAGGTGCCCATCCAAACCCTAGATACGGCCCAACGGCAGGCGCTGCAAGCTCGCTTATCCCTGCAGGAACAACTCTACGAAATTCTGGCGATCGCCACCAGTTTCTATGAACACGCCCTGCGCCAACCCACCGGTGAGGCCGCTTATACCTACCTGCGCCAGCACCGTCACCTCACGGAAGAGACCATCCAGCACTTTCGCCTTGGCTACGCGCCAGCGGGCTGGCAAGTGATCTATAGCTATCTGGTTGAGCAAAAGGGGTACCCCGCCCACTTGGTTGAGCAAGCCGGACTCATTGTGCCCCGCCGTAGCGCCGATGGTTACTACGATCGCTTTCGCGATCGGCTCATGATCCCGATTATGGACAGCCAAGGACGGGTGGTGGGCTTTGGCGGTCGCACCCTCAGTAACGAAGAGCCAAAGTACCTCAACTCTCCGGAGACGGCCATTTTTAATAAGGGGCAATTACTGTTTGGCCTAGATAAGGCCCGCCAAACCATTGCCCAAAAAGATCAGGCGGTGGTGGTCGAGGGCTACTTTGATGTAATGGCTTTGCACCAAGCGGGTCTGACCCAAGTGGTGGCCAGTCTGGGGACGGCCCTCAGCCAAGCGCAAATTAAGCTCTTGCTGCGCTACACCGAGTCTAAGCAAATTATCCTCAACTTTGATGCCGATACCGCCGGCCAACGCGCCACCGATCGCGCCATTGGCGAAGCCGCCGACCTTGCCTACCGTGGCGATGTGACGCTGCGGATTTTAACCCTGCCTGCGGGCAAAGATGCCGCCGAATTTTTAGCCGCCGCCAGTGGCGATCGCTACCAAGCCCTCCTTGATGCCGCCCCCCTGTGGCTCGATTGGCAACTGGAAACCACCTTGGCCCGCTACGACCTGAGTCAAAGTGATCAGTTCCAGCAGGCGAACCAAGCCCTCAGCCAACTCCTCGGCAAACTGCCCAACGCCGCCTTGCGCAGCCACTATATCCATCGCTGTGCCGAGCTCCTAGGGCGCAGTGACAGCCGTCTTATTCTCCGCCTCGAAGAATCCCTGCGGCAACAGGTGCGGGGGCAACGGTGGCAGGGGCGATCGCAAAAATGGCAACGCCCGGCAGACTATAACCTCCGCCAAGCGGCTGAAGAACAACTGCTGCGACTGTACCTGCACCGCGGTGAGTATCGCCCCCTGATTCGCCAAACATTGCAAGCGCGGGATATTGAGTTTAGCCTCTCCCACCACCGCTGGCTGTGGCGGCAAATTCTGGCCATTGAGGAGGAACTCTGTGCGGGCTTACCCGCTCCCGATGATCCCTATACCGCAGAATGGTTACTGCACCCAACGGCAGATACCGCCACCCGCCTCACAGAAGTGGATTTGATCCGCCGCCTTTTTGATGCCATGAGCGAAGCAGATCATGCCAGTATCATTGCGCCGCTGCTGCACCTCGATGAAGTGACCGCCCTCAGTTTAGAACGGCCAGAATTGACCATCCAAGCTACGGCGGCTGCCCTCGAGCGCATTGCCGTAGAGAAGCGTTGCCGTTACCTGTTACAGTCGTGGCAAGAAACAGTTGATCTAATTTTGAGTGAGGCCAGTGCCAGTGACACCCTCCGCCACTACCTTGAACGTTTGTTCACCCATCCAGACACGGCGATTCAAGAGATTCCCGGTGTGGCCGCAAATCGGCTGCAAGTGCTCGAGCAACTGCGCCACGATTATTACCAGCACCGCCGCTACCTGCAGCAACTGGATCAGGAACGCTGCCCTCCCCTCAATGCCCTCCGCAGTCTGCCCTAG
- a CDS encoding cation:proton antiporter produces MSSVLETLALILLLGFFGGQLVRRLGAPALIGMIVVGILLGPAVFNLLHPAVLTAAPVFRSVAVMVILMKAGLGLDRQKLAQQGTVALRLGVLPALGEMAVVALVAMGLLGFDVRQGLLLGAIVAPESPAVIVPGMLRLKSLGWGVDKGISDAILSGSALSDVLVLVLFSLLMGTEQALPFGLNALPPAIAGLLQALLEIGGGVIVGYGVARALVFLLVRQQWAQNRVQITLVAAGIALAAVGLADRLPLFSGYLAVMGAGFFLIEMDAPLARQLRGGFDVLWQVAEIFLFVLLGASVQLGVLEQSLGVGLVILLAGTLIGRGLGWYLSTLGSNWTAAERLFLLPGNSAKATVQAAIGALPLSTGIAGGDTMLAIAVLSILVTAPLGAWAIPTFAPKLLQQGHVDPTKVLLQPRVVLLAPVDTSSVTPYVLQKTAELARRADAEVIVLHVQDVPDPRAVATIEQQTQQYLADIRHRLLVTAGPITQAILDTAALYNVAEIILGKHGHAGLKRVLMGSVCQSILEASTRPVLIVEEPRS; encoded by the coding sequence ATGTCAAGCGTTCTGGAAACCCTTGCCCTGATTCTGCTGTTGGGCTTCTTTGGCGGTCAATTGGTGCGGCGGTTGGGGGCACCGGCCCTCATTGGCATGATTGTGGTCGGTATCCTCCTTGGACCGGCGGTCTTTAACCTGCTCCATCCGGCGGTACTAACGGCGGCACCGGTGTTTCGGTCGGTGGCGGTGATGGTCATCCTGATGAAGGCGGGGTTGGGTCTCGATCGCCAAAAGCTGGCTCAGCAGGGTACGGTAGCCCTGCGCTTGGGGGTTCTGCCGGCTCTTGGGGAAATGGCTGTCGTTGCTCTTGTGGCCATGGGGCTCCTGGGCTTTGATGTGCGGCAGGGGTTGTTACTAGGAGCGATCGTGGCACCGGAGTCTCCCGCCGTCATTGTGCCGGGCATGTTGCGGCTCAAGAGCTTAGGCTGGGGGGTGGACAAGGGAATTAGCGATGCCATTCTCTCGGGTAGTGCCCTCTCGGATGTGCTGGTGCTGGTGCTGTTTAGTTTACTGATGGGCACTGAGCAGGCTCTGCCCTTTGGTTTGAATGCATTGCCGCCCGCGATCGCCGGGCTGTTGCAGGCATTGCTGGAAATTGGCGGTGGTGTCATTGTGGGCTATGGGGTGGCACGGGCGCTGGTATTTCTGCTGGTGCGGCAACAATGGGCGCAGAATCGGGTGCAAATTACCCTCGTGGCGGCGGGAATCGCCTTGGCGGCAGTGGGCCTAGCCGATCGATTGCCCCTATTTTCTGGCTATTTGGCGGTCATGGGGGCGGGTTTTTTCCTGATTGAGATGGATGCTCCCTTGGCGCGGCAGTTGCGGGGAGGCTTTGATGTGTTGTGGCAGGTGGCAGAAATTTTTCTGTTTGTGTTGTTGGGAGCCAGCGTCCAGTTAGGGGTGCTAGAGCAGTCGCTGGGGGTGGGGCTAGTGATTTTGCTGGCTGGAACCCTCATCGGCCGCGGCCTTGGCTGGTATCTTTCTACGTTGGGCAGTAATTGGACGGCGGCAGAGCGTTTATTTTTACTGCCCGGCAATTCGGCCAAGGCAACAGTACAAGCTGCCATTGGGGCACTTCCCTTGAGTACAGGCATTGCTGGTGGTGATACCATGCTGGCGATCGCTGTCCTTTCAATCCTTGTAACCGCCCCCTTAGGAGCTTGGGCCATTCCCACCTTTGCGCCAAAACTGTTGCAGCAGGGGCATGTGGATCCCACCAAAGTATTGCTGCAACCACGGGTCGTACTGCTCGCTCCCGTAGATACCTCTAGCGTCACCCCCTACGTCCTCCAAAAAACGGCGGAACTGGCCCGCCGGGCTGATGCGGAAGTCATTGTTCTGCACGTGCAGGATGTGCCTGACCCACGGGCGGTGGCTACCATTGAACAGCAGACTCAGCAGTACCTTGCCGATATTCGCCATCGTTTGCTCGTGACGGCGGGTCCCATTACCCAAGCCATCTTGGATACGGCGGCGCTGTACAACGTGGCAGAAATTATTCTCGGCAAGCACGGCCACGCTGGGTTAAAACGGGTGTTGATGGGTTCAGTGTGCCAGAGTATTCTTGAGGCCTCTACCCGTCCGGTCCTGATTGTGGAGGAACCGCGCTCGTGA
- the crcB gene encoding fluoride efflux transporter CrcB, translated as MPLHPLLRPVLAVSLGAIPGALSRFLLERYIGSYLPTHFPLETLIVNVSGCFLMGVIVPLGLARTFRLHPDLRLLLTTGFLGSYTTFSSYELDVERLFADRDTTGELLYWFGSTTLGLLALEVGTRLAVHCLTWWEGEDAAP; from the coding sequence ATGCCGTTGCACCCGCTCCTACGCCCTGTCCTTGCCGTCAGCCTCGGGGCCATTCCGGGAGCACTGAGCCGTTTTCTTTTGGAACGTTACATCGGCTCCTATTTACCGACCCATTTCCCCCTAGAAACTCTCATCGTCAACGTGAGTGGTTGCTTCCTGATGGGTGTGATTGTCCCCTTGGGGCTGGCGCGCACGTTTAGGCTACACCCGGATCTGCGGCTGCTGCTGACCACGGGGTTTTTGGGGTCTTACACCACCTTCTCCTCCTATGAGTTGGATGTGGAGCGGCTCTTTGCCGATCGCGATACCACTGGCGAACTGCTTTACTGGTTTGGAAGTACCACTTTGGGGCTGCTGGCCTTAGAGGTTGGCACCCGGTTAGCTGTGCACTGCTTGACGTGGTGGGAGGGTGAGGATGCCGCCCCTTGA
- the crcB gene encoding fluoride efflux transporter CrcB produces the protein MPPLESVIAVAVGAVPGALLRYYVGLWSDRRFGVLLFGTLIVNLSGAFLMGLLSHSLAYWGTPPWLGHGITVGFLGALTTFSTFTLESATLWRQHQAAWAWLYWLGTPLLGFGCVELGVGVARWLLPT, from the coding sequence ATGCCGCCCCTTGAGAGTGTCATTGCCGTGGCTGTGGGTGCGGTTCCGGGGGCGCTACTGCGCTATTATGTGGGGCTGTGGAGCGATCGCCGCTTTGGGGTGCTCCTGTTTGGCACGTTAATCGTCAATCTTAGCGGTGCATTCCTGATGGGGCTATTGAGCCATAGCTTGGCATACTGGGGGACACCCCCGTGGCTGGGCCATGGCATCACGGTTGGGTTTTTAGGGGCGTTAACCACCTTTTCTACCTTCACCCTTGAATCAGCGACCCTCTGGCGCCAACATCAGGCTGCATGGGCATGGCTCTATTGGCTCGGCACGCCCCTTTTGGGCTTTGGCTGTGTGGAGTTGGGGGTGGGGGTGGCTCGCTGGCTGTTGCCCACCTAG
- a CDS encoding carbohydrate ABC transporter permease produces the protein MKLWLRVGLTYGLLVLLAIVMLLPLLWLVSTAFKSANEDIFAFPPQWLPQEPTWQNFVTVWQTNPFGQYLFNSTLVALLTVVCNLLTSALAAYPLARLEFRGRGIIFAAVLATIMIPFQIVMIPLYILAVQLGLRNTYLGVILPGLASAFGIFLLRQAFMGVPKELEEAARLDGCSELGLWWFVMLPAVRPALVTLAIFVFIGAWSDFLWPLIVLDQPELYTLPIGVATLAGTFSLDWRLIAAGSVISVVPVFIVFLFLQRYIIPSEAASGVKG, from the coding sequence ATGAAACTGTGGCTGCGTGTGGGTCTCACCTATGGGCTACTGGTGCTGCTGGCCATCGTCATGCTCTTGCCGCTGCTGTGGCTGGTGAGCACGGCCTTTAAGTCTGCTAACGAAGATATTTTTGCCTTTCCACCCCAGTGGCTACCCCAAGAGCCAACTTGGCAGAACTTTGTTACCGTGTGGCAAACAAACCCCTTTGGTCAGTACCTATTCAACAGTACCCTCGTTGCCCTGCTTACGGTGGTCTGCAATCTGCTCACCTCGGCCTTGGCCGCCTATCCCCTAGCGCGGCTTGAGTTTCGCGGGCGGGGCATCATTTTTGCAGCCGTACTGGCCACAATTATGATTCCGTTTCAAATTGTCATGATTCCGCTGTACATCCTCGCGGTGCAGTTGGGGTTGCGCAACACTTACCTTGGCGTTATCCTGCCCGGCTTGGCCTCGGCGTTTGGTATTTTTCTACTGCGGCAGGCATTTATGGGGGTGCCCAAGGAACTAGAAGAAGCGGCACGTCTCGATGGCTGCTCGGAGTTGGGACTGTGGTGGTTTGTGATGCTGCCCGCCGTGCGTCCGGCCCTGGTCACCTTGGCTATTTTTGTGTTTATTGGCGCGTGGAGTGATTTCCTGTGGCCGCTAATTGTGCTGGATCAACCGGAGCTTTATACGCTGCCGATTGGGGTGGCGACCCTCGCGGGTACGTTTTCCCTCGATTGGCGCTTAATTGCGGCTGGCTCGGTCATTTCGGTGGTGCCGGTCTTTATTGTGTTTCTGTTTTTGCAGCGGTATATCATTCCCTCTGAGGCAGCCAGTGGGGTCAAGGGCTAG
- a CDS encoding TrkA family potassium uptake protein, protein MAAPFELAALQQHVIICGYGFLGRSLAADLASGHIPFIVIDNQQEHVRLAQQMGHPLYRGDDLMDENELLAVGIERAQTLVAVLPDDASNVFITLTARRLNPHLQILARGDLPATESKLRFAGADHVILPASISAQRMVQLITRPTVLDFLEAKEERSHLIELLTQLDVQIEQFTLPLDSPLVGLAIADLEGRGRGHFIIVALRRANGNLVTHPPLTALLEPADTIIALGHLADIRLFFQQNAYRYQMRYRGRGLSS, encoded by the coding sequence ATGGCAGCCCCTTTTGAACTAGCGGCGCTACAGCAACATGTGATTATCTGTGGCTACGGTTTTCTGGGGCGCAGTTTGGCCGCTGACTTAGCCAGTGGTCACATTCCCTTTATTGTCATTGATAACCAGCAGGAGCACGTCCGCCTTGCCCAGCAGATGGGACATCCCCTGTACCGCGGCGATGACTTAATGGACGAGAACGAGTTATTGGCGGTGGGCATTGAGCGGGCGCAAACCCTAGTGGCGGTGCTGCCCGATGATGCCAGCAATGTGTTTATTACCCTCACGGCTCGCCGCCTCAACCCCCATCTGCAAATTTTGGCGCGGGGTGATTTACCGGCCACTGAATCTAAGTTGCGTTTTGCCGGGGCCGACCACGTGATTTTACCCGCCAGTATTAGTGCCCAACGGATGGTGCAGTTGATTACCCGGCCTACGGTACTGGATTTTCTAGAAGCCAAGGAGGAGCGCAGCCATTTAATTGAATTGCTGACGCAACTGGATGTGCAGATTGAGCAGTTTACGCTGCCCTTAGATTCGCCGTTGGTGGGGCTGGCGATCGCTGACCTTGAAGGGAGGGGTCGTGGCCATTTTATTATTGTTGCCCTGCGCCGTGCCAATGGCAATTTGGTGACTCATCCGCCACTCACTGCCTTGCTTGAACCCGCCGATACGATTATTGCTCTTGGCCACCTTGCCGATATCCGTCTCTTTTTCCAGCAGAATGCCTATCGCTACCAAATGCGCTATCGGGGGCGGGGGCTATCCTCCTAG
- a CDS encoding potassium channel protein, which yields MSAERRPLTPALKRVVVGISFFLLIMAVAVMGYVSFGWNWLDAFYMYVITVFGVGYGEVRPLLTPEQRIFNMVVIVAGSASAIYIVGAILQMFTEGEIKRLLDVQRAARDISKLNRHVIVCGFGRIGQVMAQELAQAKMPFVILDVDEQRISLAEKLGYLAYLGSATEEAALRVVGIDRAIALATVLPNDTMNVFITLTARHSNAELLILSRANLPATEAKLRMAGADHVVLPTRIGATQMANLIRRPRSIDFLEQTEDRQGLNQLLGQIDVQLAELDITPAYPYVGWRLGSLEVRGEGEFIIIGLRKRSGQLFPIRANPIMEVGDTLILLGHAHDTPRLVREISARGQVQYRGARG from the coding sequence ATGAGTGCAGAACGCCGCCCGCTGACCCCTGCCCTAAAGCGTGTTGTCGTGGGTATTAGCTTTTTTTTACTGATCATGGCGGTGGCGGTGATGGGATACGTCAGCTTTGGCTGGAACTGGCTGGATGCCTTTTACATGTACGTGATCACGGTTTTTGGGGTAGGCTACGGTGAGGTGCGTCCCTTGCTGACCCCTGAGCAGCGCATTTTTAACATGGTGGTGATTGTGGCCGGCAGTGCTTCAGCTATCTATATTGTCGGTGCCATTCTGCAAATGTTTACGGAAGGGGAAATTAAGCGCCTGTTGGATGTGCAGCGGGCAGCCCGCGACATTAGTAAGCTAAATCGCCATGTGATTGTGTGTGGCTTTGGCCGCATTGGTCAGGTGATGGCGCAGGAACTGGCTCAGGCTAAAATGCCGTTCGTGATTTTAGATGTGGATGAGCAGCGCATTAGTTTGGCGGAAAAACTAGGCTATTTGGCTTACCTCGGCAGTGCGACGGAAGAAGCGGCCTTGCGGGTCGTGGGCATTGACCGGGCGATCGCCCTAGCAACGGTACTACCCAACGATACGATGAACGTGTTTATCACCCTAACGGCACGGCATAGCAACGCCGAGTTACTCATTCTGTCGCGAGCGAACCTGCCCGCAACCGAGGCAAAGTTGCGGATGGCCGGAGCCGATCATGTGGTGCTGCCCACCCGCATTGGTGCCACCCAAATGGCCAACCTGATTCGCCGCCCACGGAGTATTGATTTTCTCGAACAAACGGAGGATCGCCAAGGGCTAAACCAACTCCTCGGCCAAATTGATGTACAACTGGCGGAACTGGACATTACCCCCGCGTATCCTTACGTGGGGTGGCGCTTAGGGAGCTTAGAAGTGCGGGGGGAGGGGGAATTTATTATTATTGGCTTGCGTAAACGCAGTGGCCAATTGTTTCCGATCCGCGCCAATCCAATCATGGAGGTGGGGGATACCCTCATTCTCTTGGGGCATGCCCACGACACCCCCAGACTGGTGCGGGAAATTAGTGCCCGTGGTCAAGTGCAGTACCGTGGGGCGCGGGGGTAA